GCTTAAGTCGTATTTTTTTGCAAGCATTTCAGCACCGGTATGCACTGGAACTTCAATTCCCATAAAATCGTTCGAATGAAAAATACGGTCTGATTTAGGTGACTGATCACTGGCTAAACCATATAAGCTTAGTTTTCCTTCACGCTGGTTTTGTGCCATAAGTGGAATAGCATTTTTGGTTGGAATCATTTCGCAATTATATTTCGTACGAATTTTCCGAATCAATTTGTCAAAATATGGATTAGCAAGTTTTTTATATACAGCAACTCCCTGAAATCCAAGTTTAGGATTAATGGTCAAAAGCCATTCATAACTTGCATAATGTGAGGCTACTAATATTACACTTTTTCCTTTTTTAGCATAATCTAATATGAGATCTATGTTAGTGACATGGAATCTCTTTTCCATTTCCTCAGGTGAAATACTCATTGTTTTAATCATTTCTAAAAACATGTCGCACATATGCTGATAAAATTTCTTTTCGATTTTTTTTCTTTCAGCATCATTCAAATGAGGCAATGCAAGTGACAGGTTCTCGCGGACAACTTTTTTACGATAACCAATAATATAATACACCAGAAAATAAACACAATCTGAAAACCAGTAAAATATTCTAAATGGAAGTATGGAAATAAGCCACAGTATGGGATAGGCTAAGATATAAATGAGAAACTGCATCTAATTTTTTTTGCAAAGATAAAATAAAAAAAATTTCGGACTTAAAATTTAGTAAATCTCTAACCTTTCCTGAGAATGCTTATATTTACAATTCACAATAATTATTATTTATGAATACCATTTTGATAGGAATTATCATTGCCAATGTTTTAATTAGTTATAAAGGGTTTAACGATCTTTATTTTTTTAGAAAATACGAATTTCATGTAGGAAGCATTCGTTCGGGCGAACAAATCAGGATGTTGTCTTCGGGCTTTTTGCATGCAGATATGATGCACCTGGCTTTTAATATGCTGACACTTTGGTTTTTTGCCCCAGTAGTTTTAAACTGGCTTGGTACTTTTTCCTTTGTTTTAGTTTATTTTGGAAGTTTAATTTTTGGGAGTCTCCTTACAATGATTTTTCATAAAAATGATTATAGCTACAGGGCAGTAGGAGCATCCGGTGCTGTAACGGGTGTTTTATATTCGGCTATTTTATTGCAGCCTGATATGATGCTGGGAATCTTTTTTGTAATTCCGATTCCAGCCTACCTTTTCGGAATTTTATACTTATTGTATTCGATTTACGGAATGAAAGCCAAAAATGATAATATTGGACACACAGCACATTTTGGAGGAGCTGTAGGAGGTTATTTGATTACTTTGATAAAAGAGCCATCATTAATTGCAGATCATAGTTTGATGACAATCTTACTCGCAATTCCTATTTTGATACTTTTTGTTATGGCGAAATTCGGGAAATTGTAATGCTGGCACAACTTTTGAAATGCCCTTATCAATAATCTTAAATATAACAAAAATGAAAAAACTAGTCTTATTTTTAACAATAACGTTTATGACAATGTCTTACGGCCAGGAAACAAAACAAATTCCCCAAATCAATGTTAACGGAGAAGGAAAAGTAAAAATTGTTCCGGATCAGGTTACGATATCTGCTACAGTTGAAACCAAAGGAAATAATGCTAAAGATGTCAAAAAACAAAATGACGAAAAAATCGACGCTGTTTTAAAATTCATCAAAAAAATGAATATTCCAACGGCTGATTTTAGAACAAAACAGGTTGCACTCAACCCGCAGTACGATTATGAAAAAAAGAAAACAAGCTACAATGCGGTTCAGACAGTAGAAATTCTGTTGAAAGATTTGTCTAAATATGATGAGTTGATGGAAGGACTGGTTCAGCAAGGCATTAATCGTATCGATAAAGTTTCTTTTGAGTCGTCTAAATTAGCACAGCATCAATCAGAAGCAAGAAAATTAGCGATGAAAGATGCTAAAGCAAAAGCAGAAGATTATGTTTCAGTGTTAGGACAAAAAATAGGGAAGGCTTTTGTTATTTCGGATAATTCACAAATATATCAGCCACAGCCTATGTACGCTTCCATGAGAATGAAGGAATCTGCAGATTCAGTTCCATCAAATGAGACAATGGCCATTGGAGAAATTGAAATCACTGCCAATGTAAGTGTTAGTTTTATTCTGGATTAAATTTTTACATCCAAACTTATATTATAAAATCCAAATACCAAATCATACTGGTGTTTGGATTTTTTTATTCCATTCTAACTTTATGAAGATTGATTTTAATAAGCATAGTGTCAACTTATTCATTAAAAAAAGCTTAATTAAAAATGAATAATTTTATCAGATGAGTTAGTTTAATATCCGTTTTTTTACAAGAAAGGCTGCCCGGAAAGGCAACCTTTAATGACTAATTAAAAAAAATGTATGCTAAAGTTCCTATTTTCCTGAAGTTTTTTCAGGATTCATAATCACTTCGACGCTACTTGAACTATCCAAAACGTGCTTACTAAACTGCTGAATAGTTTTTTGGTCAATTTTAGAAATTAAATTTTTATATTCTTCATCCTGTAAAAACGGAATCTGATTTAAACTGTTGTTGTAAAGAGTTGTATTCCAGAAAGAGTTGGTTTTTAATGATTCTTCGCGGTTTTTAAGAAGTGCTTTTTTAATATCTTCCAGATCATTTGCATTAACCGGAACTGTCTTCAAATCATTTAATTCTTTCCATACAATCTGCATTAATTTCTCCTGTTTGTCTGGATTACAATCAAAAGTTAATGCAAGACTGAATGTTGGTGAAGGAATTTGTTCCAGATTACCGCCAACGTTTACACCATAACTTCCGCCTTCTTCCTCGCGAATGGTCTGTAAAAAGCGTTTAGACAATAACTCACCAATGATGTACATCGTCATTGCATTTTCTTTGCTGTACTCGGTTTTACCAGTTAAATTCAGATAAACAGTTGCTTTTGGAACTTCCATTGGACGTGTGAAATGCACCACTGTTTTTCCTTTTTTAGGTTCGATATGATGATCAACGAAATTTTCTTTTACAGCCGGATTCGATTTTAAGTTTCCGACGTATTTCTGAATTAATTCTAACCCTGAGTCCGGAATATTTCCAACAAAAATAAACGTAAAATCAGCTGCATTTTTGATTCGGTCGCGGTAAATATTTTCTGCTTTTTTCAGATCAATCGTTTCAAGGAATTTTTCATTGAAAAGGAAAGTTCTTGGATTATGATTCGAATTTGCTAAATCAATAGAATCCTTAAAGGCGCTTCCGTTATCTTTTTTAATAGTTTCTAAACGGTTTTTATATTGCTCTTTTAAAATATTAAAAATGTTTGGATCAAAACGCGGCGCTTCAAAAGAAAGGTACATTAACTGCAGCATCGTTTCAAAATCGGCTTTGTTTGAACTTCCCTGAAATCCCTGTGTTTCGTCACCAATAAACGGAGCAGACTGGACTACTTTTCCGGTTAGTTTTTCTTTTAAACCAATAGTGTCAAAATTTCCTAAACCGGAAGATCTTGCAATTGTAGTTGCAATTTCGGCTGATGCTAAATCTTCTGTTTTTACTAAAGATTTACCTCCTTTTGAAAAAGCAGAAAAAACAATCTGATCCTGAGAATAGTTCGTTGGCAAAACAATTATTTTGGCATCATTTTCTAAAATATATCCTTTTGCATCTTTTATTCCGGCAACTTCAAATGTTTTTTTGATGGCAGCTGGTTTTAATTCTTTTTCGATCAAAGGCGCATTGTTTTCTTTTTTAGTGTAAGGTTCCAAAGACATGCTTTCTACCTTTTTCATCACATTGGTAACAGCTTCTCTTGTTGGTAAATTAGCTTTATCATCTTCAGATCCTGTTACCAAAACAACCTGATTAGTTGGTCTCTGGATTGTTTTAGCATAAGCGTTCAATTCTTCCATAGTGATGCTTTTAATGATTCCGACAATCAGTTTATAATCATCATCGGCAGAAAGAAACGGTTTTGCTTTCAGGAAATAATTGGTCAGTTTATCAGCCCAGCTTTCGTTATCGACTTTATCTTTATTGCTCAGAAAATCATCATATGAACTGATAAAAAGTTTTTTGGTGCGGTCTAATTCCACTTGTGCGGCACCAAATCGTCTCATACGTTCCGCTTCTGTGTAAGCTTCTTCAAAAGCTTCGGTTACTTTTCCTTTTTTGGCTGAAGCCGAAATATTAAATGAGGTATTTAATCTTGAAACCGGTTCAAAATAAGCCTTAATATTCAATGCTGAACCCTGATTTTTTAAAATTAATTCTTTGAAACGATTGTTTAGGATATTGGTATAAAAAGAGTTCATAACATTTTTTCGGGTAATAATACTGTCTTTCACCAAGGGTTCATCCAAAACATATTGCAGTGTAATTTCTGTAGAAGAAGCTTCTTTATCGGTTGCCGTTCCGAAATATAACTCATCATGATTTGGTATTTTTTCATACGTTCTAACTGCTGCTTTTTTAGCTAAAGGAATGCCCGAAAAGATGTTTTTTACTTTTTCCTCCATTAACTTAACATCAATATCGCCTACTATAATTACAGCCTGCAAATCGGGTCTGTACCATTTTTTATAGTAGTTTCGCAATTCTGCATATTTGAAATTATTGATGATATCTAAATCACCAATCACATCTCTTTTGCTATATTTTGAATTTTTATACAAAACCTGATCCGTCTGCATTTTTAGTCTGAAATCACTTGTACGTCTTGTTCTCCATTCTTCTCTGATGACACCTCTTTCGGCATCAATTTCTTCGTTGGTTAAAGACAAAGATCCGGACCAGTCGTGCAGAACCCAAAGGGTAGAGTCAATCAGTTTTTCATTAGTTACCGGAACTGTGCTGATGTTGTAAACGGTTTCATCCTGAGCGGTATAAGCATTAATGTCTTTACCGAACTTTACTCCATTTTTTTCCAGCATTTTAATGATGCCTTTTCCTTTAAAATGTTCGGTTCCGTTAAATGCCATGTGTTCCAGAAAGTGCGCGAGTCCGTTTTGGTTATCGTCTTCCAAAATGGCACCCACATTTTGAACGAAATAAAAACTAGCCCTGTCTTTTGGTTCTTCGTTATGCAGGATATAATAGGTTAAACCATTTTTTAATTTGCCGGTCGTAACATTTTTATCCAGCGGAATTGTGGTTTTGAATTGCGAAAATGCACCGTGAAAAGACAGCAGCAGAATCCCAAAGATGATATTTTTTTTAGTCATTTTTTTATTTTTTATCCAATGGTGGTCGTTAAAAAAGTAATTTGGGTATTTTTTGATTGGGGGACAAAAAACAAATCGAAAATCATTTCTAACGACACCAGTGGGGGTAATTTTATCTTCTATTTCTTCTAATCAATATGAAAGCACCGCTTAAAATGATCAGTAAAGGAAATAATGCAATAAATAGAATTTTGCCTATGAACACCTGATTTGAACTGACTGTAATCTTTTTATCGATTTTTCCAGGACGTGTCGTATCTATAGGGAATTCGTAATTAGTTAACCAGCTGAAAATGTCTGTCACAAACTGAAATGTTCCCGAACCACCCCTGCTTAACTCCGCATTTCCCATAAAATCGGCATCACCTGCCACAATTATTTTCTGCGATTTTCCATGGATAGTTCTCGTTAAAGCAACAACTAACGGAACTGATTTTTGAGAAGGCTGTTTTTTTAGTTCTTTCGGAAAAGAGGTAATACCCGTTTGAGATTCCCAGGTCGGCTGATGGTTTGTTTTTAATAATGGTGTTACTTTAAACCCTGTTTCTTTATCTGTTATAATACCGCTGCTTCCCAGAAACGGAATTGGATTATTAATTTTTGAAAGCTTAATTAAAGTAGTGTCAACATCTTTTTGAAGTTCTGTTACCAGAAAATCCGGTGAGTTGGTTTCGCTTTCCTGAATTAAGGCCTGTTTTGTAAAACTCAATCCTAATTTTTCTGTTATTGCTGCCAAAGCCGAATTCGTTTCAGGTTCTGCCAGAAGCATTATATTTTTGCCCTGATCGATGTACTTGGTAATTCGGTCAACAGCACCCTGGCTAAGCTGTGTTTTAGGATCCGCAAGTATTAAAATATCAGTATCGGCCGGAATATTTTGTGCGTTGATATCGACTGTAGCCACATCAAATCCCTGATTGATTAACGAATATCTGAACGTAATTTCATTAAAAGCGGTTTTGTAATTCTTATCTCCGATCTTGGAAATACTGCGTTCCATGTTTCCGGTTGTTAAAACTACTTTCGGAGCCTTTACCACCAATCGTTTTAAAGCTACAGAAATTTCTTTTTCACTAGGAGCTTTAAAAAAATCATCGTAGAATCTCAAAAATGTTTTTTTTCCATTGTATTCCACTGTTCTCACTACGCGATTCTGTTCTGGTCCAAGATCAATAATTTTCTTAATTTCAGCAGGATTGTATAATTTTTTTAGCTTCATATCCTGTGATTCAACCATTTTTTCAGCAAGCTGTTTGTCGCTTAATCCCGGATTTTGTCGATAAAGTTCTGCATTTGTAGAAGTATCATAATAATAGACATAGTTCATTTCAATTTGTGGAAGATAGCGTGTATATTTAGCAAAGCTGGCAATGTCTTCATTTTGAGAATATGGCATAGCCATATAATAATTTACATCAAGAATATTATCATAAGCCGTAATCTTAATCGGACCATTAATCTGCTTCACAATATCCAAGCTGTTTTGGGTAAGTGTCCTGTCTTTTGTTCGGGTCATATCATAGTAGAAAGTAAGGGCTGCCCTTGATGTAATGTAACCAAGTGATAATACGACAGTAATTAACAAACTGTATTTTAGGGTTCTTTTTGAAGCCGTTTGTGTGTCACGCCCAGTCTGTAGTTTATAGATACTCAATACAATAAAAAGACCGCTGACCAACACAAAATAAAGCACATCTTTACTGATAATCAAACCTTCAAGCATTTCATTTGCGCGTCCTGCGATAGATAAAAAATATGTAATGTCTTTTAGAATCTCAACATCCTGCCAAAGCTTACCAATGAAATTTAAACCTGCTAAAACGACCAAAGTGCTGATAGCAGCTACGACCTGGTATGACGTAAGACAGGACATAAAAAGTCCGATTGCGGCATAGGTGCAAACTAATAAATACAAGCCAATCAAACCTGAAATAGCAAATTTAACATCCAGGTTTTCAATAGAAAATCCGGCTATAATAACCTGTATACCCAAAATCGCAATAAAAAGCATACAATATGAAGCAATGGCGAGGTATTTTCCCAATACAATTTCTTTTATTTTAATGGGTGATGAAAGTAAAAGCTTGATAGAACCGCTGTTAATTTCACGGCTTACCAACCCCATTGTTAATAGTGGGACATACAAATACAGATAATTCTGCATTTCAGTAAAAAGTCCGCTGAATCCTGAAAATATAATCTGAGACAAGTTGTCCATTTCCTGCCCGATTTTTTGTGATCTTTCAAAACGTTCGATTGAGTCGAAGAATTTCCAACTGGACTGAATTGAAAATATGACTAAAACGACCCAGGCGACAGGAGAATAAAACATCGTGTTGAGTTCTGTTTTAGCAATTCTGTATATTGTTTTCATTTGTTTGTATTTAAGAAAGAATAGCGTTTTTAGAAGGTGCTTTTTTAGATAATTGGGCAAAAATTTCGTCAAGGGATACTTTTTCGAACTGGATTTCGCGTAATTTCCAGTTGTTAGAAACGCTCAGTGCTACGATTTTCTCTGCTATTTCCTGCGTTCCTGAAAAAGTAATTTGTACTTTTTTAGGAGAAAGATAAACAGCTTCTGTAATTTCTGAAATTTCTTTCAGGATATTAACCGCAGGCGGATTTTCAAAACTGGCGGTTAAAGTATTGGCTTCAATATAATTATTAAAAGCATCGAGTGTATCAGAGAAAACCATATGTCCGTTTTCAATCATTCTGATATCCTGGCATGTAGCCTGAACTTCAGAAAGAATGTGCGAAGAGAATATTACGGCCTTATCCTGAGCAATTTTTTTGATTAGGTTTCTCACTTCCAAAATCTGATTAGGGTCCAGTCCGTTTGTCGGTTCATCCAGAACAACAAGCTTCGGTTCATGGATAATGGCTTGGGCGATCCCCACACGCTGCCTGTACCCACCTGATAAGTTTTTGATTAGCCTGTGGCTGAAATGCGAAATACCGCATTTTTCTTTTGCTTTTTCGACCGCATTTCTCAAATCTTCTTTTTTTACCAGTCTTAGCTGTGCGCAGTGAATCAAGTATTCATCTACTGTTAAATCAAGGTGAAGAGGCGGTGTCTGCGGTAAAAAACCGATTAGTTTTTTAGCTTCGACAGGATTTTTCTTTAAATTGATTCCGTCAATGAATATATTTCCTTTGGTCTGGTTTAAAACGCCGCAGAGAATATTCATCGTGGTCGATTTTCCGGCTCCATTTGACCCTAAAAGGCCTAAAATCCTGTTTTCTTTGATTTCAAAACTGATATTTTGTATTGCCCAATCCTTACTGTATTGATGCGACAAGTCCTCAACTCTTACAATTGTTGTCTCCATAGTGTTTTTTAAATTGCAAGAATGTATTTTTTACTAAAACACATTCTTGCATCAATTTTAGTGTTTAATATCCTGAATTTTGTTTTAAGAAAGGATTAGAGCGAATAGCTTCTTCAGGTATTGGATATAAACGGTCAGTAGTTTTCCAGATTTTGTCTGGTAAAATAGACAGGGTTTCATCCAGTTTTCCGTTTCTTTTAAGATCCATCCATCTGTGCCCGTTTTCTGCAAAAAACTCACGTTGTCTTTCCAGCGCAATTAAATCCAGTAATTGATTAGGATCTGTTAAAGTAGTATTCCCAAGTAATGCTCTGTTTCGAATGACATTAATATCTTCCTGAGCTCCAGTAATATCATTTGATTTTACTCTGGCTTCGGCTCTTATCAAATATAACTCTGCCAATCTAAGTACTGTCGAGCGTTCTGAAAGCGAACTACCAAAATTAACTTTGTACTTATAGGGTGCAACTCCTAAAAATACCCCGCCTCTAAAAATATCAACTGTCCAATTGGTTTTCCTGTCATCGCCTTTTTCAAAAAGGGCATTTCCTTTTCTTAATAATGACCGGCCACCGGTTGTAAATACAAAAGCACCTTCATAAGTATAATTGACATTATAATAAGGTATTTGAAGAATAGATTCCTCATTGTCTGAAATAAATGGACTATTTGACTCACTCAAACCTGTAATTATTTTGTAGGTTCCCGTTTCGTTTAGTACTGCAGTAGCATGTGTAGCTGCATCAGTCCATTTTCCTAAATACAAATTTACTCGTGAAAGCATAGCCTCAGCAGCCCATTTTGTAGCTCTGATTCTTTGTTGTTGCTTATATTTTGAATAGTCCGTTGGAAGATCTTTTGAAGCATCAGTTAAATCAAGTATAATTTGTGCATAAACAGCTTCTTGAGAGGATTGCGGCAACAATGCAGAAACATCAATATTTGTAGTGAGTACTAATGGTACATCACCCCAAATATTGGTCAGGTAAAAATAACAATAGGCTCTTAAAAATTTTGCTTCTGCAATCCACTGTTTGCTTTTAACAGGATTGAGGGTAGTGCTTTTGCTCACTCCTTCAATAACATTATTAGCATTATAAATTGTTTTGTATAGTTCTGTCCACATTGAGCCTATGGTACTATCAATATTCTGGATTTCATTACTACTATAAACATTTGCAATGCCATTTTGGGGTATTAATTCGTCAGAAGTCTGTCCAAGAATGCTATGTACATTATTGTAGTAAAATGCGGTAACCATACTCTGATAAATTCCGTTTACAGCAGCCTCTGCTGTTGGATCTGAAATATATACAGTTTTAGATGATATTTCGTTAACAGGAATGTC
The Flavobacterium flavigenum genome window above contains:
- a CDS encoding ABC transporter ATP-binding protein, which produces METTIVRVEDLSHQYSKDWAIQNISFEIKENRILGLLGSNGAGKSTTMNILCGVLNQTKGNIFIDGINLKKNPVEAKKLIGFLPQTPPLHLDLTVDEYLIHCAQLRLVKKEDLRNAVEKAKEKCGISHFSHRLIKNLSGGYRQRVGIAQAIIHEPKLVVLDEPTNGLDPNQILEVRNLIKKIAQDKAVIFSSHILSEVQATCQDIRMIENGHMVFSDTLDAFNNYIEANTLTASFENPPAVNILKEISEITEAVYLSPKKVQITFSGTQEIAEKIVALSVSNNWKLREIQFEKVSLDEIFAQLSKKAPSKNAILS
- a CDS encoding rhomboid family intramembrane serine protease — protein: MNTILIGIIIANVLISYKGFNDLYFFRKYEFHVGSIRSGEQIRMLSSGFLHADMMHLAFNMLTLWFFAPVVLNWLGTFSFVLVYFGSLIFGSLLTMIFHKNDYSYRAVGASGAVTGVLYSAILLQPDMMLGIFFVIPIPAYLFGILYLLYSIYGMKAKNDNIGHTAHFGGAVGGYLITLIKEPSLIADHSLMTILLAIPILILFVMAKFGKL
- a CDS encoding RagB/SusD family nutrient uptake outer membrane protein, coding for MKNIFTKYTYIFSFFLLAGLTGCDDMLDVDIPVNEISSKTVYISDPTAEAAVNGIYQSMVTAFYYNNVHSILGQTSDELIPQNGIANVYSSNEIQNIDSTIGSMWTELYKTIYNANNVIEGVSKSTTLNPVKSKQWIAEAKFLRAYCYFYLTNIWGDVPLVLTTNIDVSALLPQSSQEAVYAQIILDLTDASKDLPTDYSKYKQQQRIRATKWAAEAMLSRVNLYLGKWTDAATHATAVLNETGTYKIITGLSESNSPFISDNEESILQIPYYNVNYTYEGAFVFTTGGRSLLRKGNALFEKGDDRKTNWTVDIFRGGVFLGVAPYKYKVNFGSSLSERSTVLRLAELYLIRAEARVKSNDITGAQEDINVIRNRALLGNTTLTDPNQLLDLIALERQREFFAENGHRWMDLKRNGKLDETLSILPDKIWKTTDRLYPIPEEAIRSNPFLKQNSGY
- a CDS encoding M16 family metallopeptidase, with translation MTKKNIIFGILLLSFHGAFSQFKTTIPLDKNVTTGKLKNGLTYYILHNEEPKDRASFYFVQNVGAILEDDNQNGLAHFLEHMAFNGTEHFKGKGIIKMLEKNGVKFGKDINAYTAQDETVYNISTVPVTNEKLIDSTLWVLHDWSGSLSLTNEEIDAERGVIREEWRTRRTSDFRLKMQTDQVLYKNSKYSKRDVIGDLDIINNFKYAELRNYYKKWYRPDLQAVIIVGDIDVKLMEEKVKNIFSGIPLAKKAAVRTYEKIPNHDELYFGTATDKEASSTEITLQYVLDEPLVKDSIITRKNVMNSFYTNILNNRFKELILKNQGSALNIKAYFEPVSRLNTSFNISASAKKGKVTEAFEEAYTEAERMRRFGAAQVELDRTKKLFISSYDDFLSNKDKVDNESWADKLTNYFLKAKPFLSADDDYKLIVGIIKSITMEELNAYAKTIQRPTNQVVLVTGSEDDKANLPTREAVTNVMKKVESMSLEPYTKKENNAPLIEKELKPAAIKKTFEVAGIKDAKGYILENDAKIIVLPTNYSQDQIVFSAFSKGGKSLVKTEDLASAEIATTIARSSGLGNFDTIGLKEKLTGKVVQSAPFIGDETQGFQGSSNKADFETMLQLMYLSFEAPRFDPNIFNILKEQYKNRLETIKKDNGSAFKDSIDLANSNHNPRTFLFNEKFLETIDLKKAENIYRDRIKNAADFTFIFVGNIPDSGLELIQKYVGNLKSNPAVKENFVDHHIEPKKGKTVVHFTRPMEVPKATVYLNLTGKTEYSKENAMTMYIIGELLSKRFLQTIREEEGGSYGVNVGGNLEQIPSPTFSLALTFDCNPDKQEKLMQIVWKELNDLKTVPVNANDLEDIKKALLKNREESLKTNSFWNTTLYNNSLNQIPFLQDEEYKNLISKIDQKTIQQFSKHVLDSSSSVEVIMNPEKTSGK
- a CDS encoding lysophospholipid acyltransferase family protein is translated as MQFLIYILAYPILWLISILPFRIFYWFSDCVYFLVYYIIGYRKKVVRENLSLALPHLNDAERKKIEKKFYQHMCDMFLEMIKTMSISPEEMEKRFHVTNIDLILDYAKKGKSVILVASHYASYEWLLTINPKLGFQGVAVYKKLANPYFDKLIRKIRTKYNCEMIPTKNAIPLMAQNQREGKLSLYGLASDQSPKSDRIFHSNDFMGIEVPVHTGAEMLAKKYDLSVIMVKVKKVKRGYYEATFLTLADNPKDYEDFKITEMYIKELEKQIYEVPEYYLWTHKRWKHRKN
- a CDS encoding SIMPL domain-containing protein, with amino-acid sequence MKKLVLFLTITFMTMSYGQETKQIPQINVNGEGKVKIVPDQVTISATVETKGNNAKDVKKQNDEKIDAVLKFIKKMNIPTADFRTKQVALNPQYDYEKKKTSYNAVQTVEILLKDLSKYDELMEGLVQQGINRIDKVSFESSKLAQHQSEARKLAMKDAKAKAEDYVSVLGQKIGKAFVISDNSQIYQPQPMYASMRMKESADSVPSNETMAIGEIEITANVSVSFILD
- a CDS encoding Gldg family protein, whose amino-acid sequence is MKTIYRIAKTELNTMFYSPVAWVVLVIFSIQSSWKFFDSIERFERSQKIGQEMDNLSQIIFSGFSGLFTEMQNYLYLYVPLLTMGLVSREINSGSIKLLLSSPIKIKEIVLGKYLAIASYCMLFIAILGIQVIIAGFSIENLDVKFAISGLIGLYLLVCTYAAIGLFMSCLTSYQVVAAISTLVVLAGLNFIGKLWQDVEILKDITYFLSIAGRANEMLEGLIISKDVLYFVLVSGLFIVLSIYKLQTGRDTQTASKRTLKYSLLITVVLSLGYITSRAALTFYYDMTRTKDRTLTQNSLDIVKQINGPIKITAYDNILDVNYYMAMPYSQNEDIASFAKYTRYLPQIEMNYVYYYDTSTNAELYRQNPGLSDKQLAEKMVESQDMKLKKLYNPAEIKKIIDLGPEQNRVVRTVEYNGKKTFLRFYDDFFKAPSEKEISVALKRLVVKAPKVVLTTGNMERSISKIGDKNYKTAFNEITFRYSLINQGFDVATVDINAQNIPADTDILILADPKTQLSQGAVDRITKYIDQGKNIMLLAEPETNSALAAITEKLGLSFTKQALIQESETNSPDFLVTELQKDVDTTLIKLSKINNPIPFLGSSGIITDKETGFKVTPLLKTNHQPTWESQTGITSFPKELKKQPSQKSVPLVVALTRTIHGKSQKIIVAGDADFMGNAELSRGGSGTFQFVTDIFSWLTNYEFPIDTTRPGKIDKKITVSSNQVFIGKILFIALFPLLIILSGAFILIRRNRR